Proteins encoded by one window of Ulvibacter sp. MAR_2010_11:
- a CDS encoding LexA family transcriptional regulator: MEKVIPIEASRFKKIREELHHTQQSFAELLDIGSTTADIERGKTKITGKVVMDLLRLFQINPLWLFGESFTKHVNLLGGDVSPKVITVDKEENETILLVNQKAAAGYPQNIQDVSWYEKLPAFNIPLPQYRNATYRGFQVEGDSMLPNIRPNEWVLGKAVPSITEANDSKIYIVVLKDSVLVKKLQKVRNSLDKVRLISLNEEYLPIDVEVRDIQELWLVNSKLSFGIDEPNDSSLLRQLQQSMEELKGQISNLKA; the protein is encoded by the coding sequence ATGGAAAAAGTAATCCCAATTGAAGCCAGTCGCTTTAAAAAGATTCGTGAAGAGTTACACCATACACAGCAATCCTTTGCCGAATTACTGGACATTGGCAGTACCACAGCCGATATAGAACGCGGAAAGACTAAAATAACAGGGAAAGTAGTAATGGATCTACTCCGCCTGTTTCAAATCAACCCGCTTTGGTTGTTTGGTGAAAGTTTTACCAAACATGTAAACTTACTCGGTGGTGATGTTAGTCCGAAAGTTATTACAGTTGATAAAGAAGAGAATGAAACCATTTTATTGGTGAATCAGAAAGCTGCTGCAGGGTATCCGCAAAATATTCAGGATGTAAGTTGGTATGAAAAGCTTCCGGCATTTAACATCCCATTACCTCAGTATCGCAATGCCACTTATAGAGGGTTTCAAGTAGAAGGAGATAGTATGTTGCCCAACATACGTCCCAATGAGTGGGTGTTAGGAAAAGCAGTTCCAAGTATCACTGAGGCCAATGACAGCAAAATATATATTGTAGTTTTAAAAGATTCGGTGCTTGTAAAAAAGCTACAAAAAGTAAGAAATAGCCTGGATAAGGTGCGTCTTATTTCACTTAATGAGGAATACTTGCCAATCGATGTTGAAGTAAGAGATATTCAAGAATTGTGGTTGGTTAACAGCAAATTGAGTTTTGGAATTGACGAGCCTAACGATAGCAGTTTATTGCGACAACTACAGCAATCCATGGAGGAGTTAAAAGGACAAATTAGTAATTTAAAGGCATAA